In Podospora pseudopauciseta strain CBS 411.78 chromosome 3, whole genome shotgun sequence, one genomic interval encodes:
- the SWI6 gene encoding transcriptional regulator swi6 (COG:S; EggNog:ENOG503NV0N) has protein sequence MQLSQQMTASQQSHQYPQPSSQQPFSMSQPSSQTLNLQSSYRQYTDPTPQPAEHVMPIYSALYSGVGVYETEANGITVMRRQSDGWLNATQILKVAGVEKGRRTKILEKEIQTGEHEKVQGGYGKYQGTWIPFERGLEVCRQYGVHEVLHALLTHKRGQDGGSAPDVDTPTKEQAMAAQRKRLYNASSQESRGGGVQQGGTFFKSISSTASHAINAISKARFESPAPRNRNPPSRAPSFQRQPSMQDAGDFPPNSQHSFVSNYGAPESAFGSQETQPVVNETVEPARKRQRILTPAHSFGGLTPTYPSMNPYAENFPGSPTEPNESFIYSRNEPEYAPGPLRPLPYETAPEAEAKRSMLMQLFLNTAGPDENQKSILRNMIPQELDGPIDAQSNTALIWAATLARMPLLRALVEAGSSPFRVNASGETALMRACNATNSMEHGCFPDLLDILGGTLDVRDDKGRTVLHHIALVSAVQGRNVCTRYYLESLLEWVVRQGSNPSSQSQSYGSNGLASSRMNIGRFMGEIVNAQDNRGDTALNVAARVGNRSIISQLIEVGADPEIANTAGLRPLDFGIGLADGHSASGETGERNAPQGSRQKSRENSDEVVNSISHLINESTSQFQGELKKKQDAIDALHGSLRTTSAQVGEARRNLEALQEKLTAQQLARQKASNLALACEEEEMGLRQLVQQHRVSVDNLGPEQDWAAELRAVLTEAKQQAADDTGVDGHLAADADKPHPAARLPSAAVLRARIRAVHARGEQTRHMVGRLKARSKQRELQYRKLVSLCTRRPEAEVDRLLETLTKAVESEKGELELGRVRRFLGGVEGVVA, from the exons CCGAAGCCAATGGCATTACCGTCATGCGCCGCCAGAGTGATGGCTGGCTCAATGCGACACAAATCCTAAAGGTGGCAGGGGTGGAAAAGGGACGCCGGACAAAAATCTTGGAAAAGGAGATCCAGACGGGCGAGCATGAAAAGGTTCAGGGTGGCTACGGGAAATACCAGGGCACATGGATCCCTTTTGAACGCGGTCTCGAGGTTTGCCGTCAGTATGGCGTCCACGAGGTGCTCCATGCACTTCTCACCCACAAGCGGGGCCAAGATGGAGGAAGCGCCCCCGATGTCGACACGCCAACAAAAGAACAGGCCATGGCTGCCCAGAGGAAGCGTCTGTACAACGCAAGCTCTCAGGAGAGCCGCGGAGGTGGTGTTCAACAGGGTGGCACATTCTTCAAGAGCATTTCGTCAACCGCATCCCATGCTATCAATGCTATTAGCAAAGCCAGGTTCGAGTCGCCCGCTCCCAGAAATCGCAACCCTCCGTCTCGCGCTCCCAGCTTCCAACGCCAGCCGTCCATGCAAGATGCTGGTGACTTCCCACCAAACTCCCAGCACAGTTTTGTGTCCAACTATGGGGCCCCCGAATCCGCCTTTGGTTCTCAAGAGACACAGCCGGTGGTCAACGAGACGGTCGAGCCTGCGCGCAAGAGGCAAAGAATTCTCACACCCGCTCACAGTTTTGGAGGGCTCACCCCGACATATCCAAGTATGAACCCCTACGCCGAGAACTTTCCCGGGTCACCCACCGAGCCGAACGAGTCGTTCATCTATTCCCGGAACGAGCCGGAGTATGCTCCTGGTCCGCTGCGTCCGCTGCCATACGAAACAGCtcccgaggccgaggcgaaACGCAGCATGCTGATGCAGCTGTTCCTCAACACGGCCGGCCCTGACGAAAACCAAAAGAGCATCCTCCGCAACATGATCCCGCAAGAACTTGACGGTCCCATTGATGCTCAGAGCAACACAGCCCTCATCTGGGCTGCCACTCTTGCCCGGATGCCGCTCTTAAGAGCCCTCGTGGAGGCGGGATCTAGTCCATTCCGTGTGAACGCATCCGGAGAAACGGCCCTGATGAGGGCTTGTAATGCCACCAATTCCATGGAACACGGGTGCTTCCCCGATCTTCTGGACATCCTGGGCGGTACCCTGGATGTGAGAGATGACAAGGGCAGGACGGTGCTGCATCACATTGCCCTCGTCAGTGCGGTACAAGGTAGGAATGTATGCACCCGGTACTATCTTGAGAGCTTACTTGAGTGGGTGGTCCGCCAAGGGAGCAATCCAAGCAGTCAGAGCCAGTCTTATGGAAGCAACGGGCTTGCCTCGTCAAGAATGAACATTGGTCGGTTCATGGGAGAGATTGTCAACGCACAAGACAACCGAGGTGACACGGCCCTGAACGTGGCAGCGCGTGTGGGCAACCGAAGCATCATCTCACAACTCATCGAGGTTGGCGCAGACCCTGAAATCGCCAATACCGCCGGTTTACGTCCCTTGGATTTTGGCATTGGGCTGGCAGATGGACACTCTGCCAGTGGCGAGACCGGGGAGAGAAACGCTCCTCAGGGGTCGAGACAGAAGAGCAGGGAGAATAGCGACGAGGTTGTCAACT CCATCTCTCATCTTATCAACGAGTCAACCTCTCAGTTCCAGGGCGaactcaagaagaagcaagacGCTATCGACGCGCTTCACGGATCTTTGCGCACAACCTCGGCTCAGGTTGGCGAGGCTCGCCGCAACCTAGAAGCTCTTCAAGAGAAGCTTACTGCCCAGCAGCTCGCCCGTCAAAAAGCCTCCAACCTTGCGCTGGCctgtgaggaggaggaaatgGGACTTCGTCAACTCGTACAGCAACACCGTGTCTCCGTCGACAATCTTGGGCCTGAGCAGGACTGGGCCGCCGAACTCAGGGCGGTTCTCACCGAAGCaaagcagcaagcagccgACGACACCGGAGTGGACGGCCACCTCGCCGCCGACGCGGACAAGCCACATCCCGCTGCTCGTCTCCCTAGTGCCGCCGTGTTGCGTGCCAGAATCAGGGCGGTTCACGCCAGAGGGGAGCAGACACGACACATGGTTGGTAGACTGAAAGCACGGAGCAAGCAGCGGGAGCTGCAGTACCGGAAACTTGTCTCACTCTGCACACGCCGGCCAGAGGCAGAAGTCGACCGGCTGCTCGAAACTTTGACGAAAGCTGTCGAGTCGGAGAAGGGCGAGCTTGAACTTGGAAGAGTCAGGAGATTtcttgggggggttgagggtgtcGTTGCTTGA